In the genome of bacterium, the window GCAGCTTCGAACCAGGCTTCGAGAAGCGGCGCCAGACGCCGCTCGCTCACCCGCAAACCCTCGAGGGAGGGCGGCGCCGTGCTGCCGGTGCCTAGCGCGAGCACTGCGAACGAGCGCAGCCGACGCAGGGCTTCCGCCTCGGCAGTGCGTGCACCGGGCGTCGGAGCCAGTTCTCCCATCGCGCACTCGATGGCGCGCCGTTGTCCCACGAGCCAGGACGCCAGCTGGCGATCACCCCCCACACCGCGAGTCTAGGCGGCCGAATCGGGGTTGGGTACGGCGCTGGCCCCCGGGCTCAACCGCATCCAGGCAAGTGCCGATACGCGGCGCATGTCCTACGCGACCCGGAACGAGGAGCTGGCCCTGCCGCGCCATCTGGTGCTGGTCTATGCGCGCACGCATGCATTCGTGCCTCTGACCCGCACGATCCTCTCGAGGCTGGGCTATGCGCTTCTGGATCCGGAGGATTGGCGTGAATCGCCGTACTGGGCCGAGCGGGAGCCGGAGCTTCTCGTGGTCGACGAATCCCGCCTCGCCGAGGTGGAGGCGACCCGGGCCCAGACACGGATTCCCATCCTGATGCTCACCGGCCGTCGTGGCGCATCGGCAGGTGGTACCCGGTTGCTGGGCGCCGTTCACAAGCCGGCTGGCCTGCACGAGCTCTACCGGCTGCTGGAGGAGGCGTTGGAGGACACGCCTCGCGCAGCGCCTCGGGTCGGGGTCGATCTCCCGGCCCAGCTGAAACGAGACGGTCGGGAGTGGCCCGGCGAACTGCTCTCCCTTTCCGAGAGCGGTTGCCTGTTGCGTTCCAGTGAGCCGCTACCCCTCGGCAGCGGTTTCGAGCTTTCTTTCGAGTTGCCAGAGGGCGGCCGAATCGATACCCGCGCGGCATCGACCTATCAACTCCTTCCGGACACGGGCCTCGTCTTCGAGGCCACGCCTGCCGAAGGGCGCCAGGCCATCGCCCAATTCGTCGAGCACTCGCTGCTGCTGGCCTGAGGGAGCGTCCTCTCTAGTTCCCTGCGCTCGATACCGGCTTGAAGATCGGCATGTTCGCTTCCGTCGCGACGTACACGACATTCGGATTCTCGTTCAGGGTCTGAATCCAGAGGTAGTGCAGGTACGAGTTGCTGAGGGTGGAGTTGATGATGGTCTGGGCCTCGGCGGCGCCCTTCGCCCGAGCCACCTCGATCTCCGCCTCCTTCTTGGCCTGTTCGAGCTCGAACTGCTTCTCCTGCACCCGCTGCTCGGCCGTCAGCTTGGCCTCGATGCTCTCACGGAAACGCTGGGGCAACTGGATGTCTCGTAGGAGCACGTCCACGACCTTGATACCGCGCGGCTCGAGACTTTCCCTCAACTGGTCACGCATGCGGGTCGCGATCTCCAGGCGTCCGTCGGTCGAGTAGATCTGGCGCACCTGATAGCCGGAGACCACATCACGCAACGCGCTCCGGAAGTAGGGCACCACGACCTTCTCGACGTAGTTGGGACCGACGGTCTTGCGCAGCGCCGGAGCCTCGTTGGGGAGCACCTGGAAGAGCAGGGAAGTTTCGAGCTTGACGATCATGCCTTCGGAGGACGGAACCGTGGTCGATTCCTTGCGCTCCTGCAGCTTGATGTTCCATGTCTCGAGTTGTCGCGCTACGGGCAGGACGAATGTGACGCCCTGGGGCACCGGCTCGTCGGCGATGGCGCCAAAGCTCTTCATCACGCCGACTTCACCGTCTTCGATGACGACGCAGGCGGGAAGCACGAGCAAGAGGGTGGCGATCATGAGCGTCAGGGTCTTGCGTTGCATGGCGGGTTTCCTCGGTGGCGGTGGATTTGGCCGCACAAGGATACACTTGCGCGACCGGTCTGGAAGGAGGAACCCCGAATGAGCGATTCGGAGCAGGAGGCGGCTTGGCGTCGCCTCGATCTATTTCACCCGACTCCGGAGCACCAGCTCCTGGCCGAGACGCTTCGCGAATTCGTGAGCCGCGAGGTCGAGCCCCAGGCTGCCGAGTTCGATCGAAGCGAGGCGTTCAATCTCCCCTTGTTCAGGAAGGCCGGCGAGCTCGGTCTGCTCGGCGTGACGTTGCCGGAAGAGCTCGGTGGGGCGGGAATGGACGCGACCGCGGCTGTGCAGGTGATGGAGGCGCTTTCGACCTCGGATCCGGGCTTTGCCCTGGCCGTGCTGGCTCATGCGATCCTGTTTGCCCAGAACGTGAACGTGAATGGGAGCGAACTACAGCGCAAGCAGGTCTTGCCGCAGGCGGCCAGCGGCGAGTGGGTTTGCGGCATGTGCATGACCGAGCCGCAGGTCGGAACCGACGTGCTTTCCCTTCGCACCAAGGCGACGCGGGCGGATGGAGACTATGTGATCGAAGGCGTGAAGACCTTCATCACGAATGGTGGCATCGACGATCAGACCCTGGGTGATTGTTTCGTGGTCTACGCCGCGACGGATCCGGGAAAGATCTCGAGTTTCCTCGTCGAAAAGGGCGACCCAGGCTTCCGACTTGGCCAGAAGTGGGCGGACAAGCTCGGCATGCGCGCCTCTTTCACCGCCGAACTCGTCTTCGACCAGGTGCGCATCCCTGCCTCGCGGCGCCTGGGCGAGGAGGGGGAGGGCACCCGCCAGATGATGCGCAACCTCGAGGTGGAGCGTCTCACCCTGGCAGCCCAGTCCCTGGGAATCGCTCAGCGCTCCCTGCGCGTGATGGTGGAGTACGCAAACGAACGGAAGGCCTTCGGCGTCCCGATTCGCGAGCACGGACAGATCCAGCGCTATCTCGCCGAACACTTCGCCGCCTGGCGCTCGGCGCGATCCTTCGTCTACGACACCGCCCGTCAGATCGACCTCGCTTCGACCGGTCAACGGGTCCTGGCGGACGCAGCCAAACTGGTGGCCAGTCAGATGGCCAAAGCCGCTGCCGACGCCGCGATCCAGGTGCTCGGCGGCTACGGCTACATGGGCGAATACACCGTCGAGCGTCTCTGGCGGGATGCCAAGCTCCTGGAGATCGGAGGCGGCACCCTCGAGGCCCACCACAAGAACCTGACGAAGGATCTCTGCCGCAACCCGGCACTGCTCGACTGAAGAAGCGGTTCTGGGCAACGCCTGCGGGGCCGGGGGATTGGCCGGCGTTGGTTTCGCGGGGCTGTTGAGGGGGGACGGGTTGGGTGTGAGGGGGGAGCCTTTCATCCTGCGGTGGGTTCTCGCTGGGCCGACGGGTCGGCGCGGCGCCTTGGCCCGCCTGGGTGGGGCCGAGGTCGGCTTGGGTCGTGGGTCGGGTGGGCTGTGTGTGGATTCTCGGCCGGATCGAGGGCTGCCCGCCGTATCCGTCGGTATTCCTTGACATCAAAATAAAACAATGCCATTATCAACACTATGTTGCGTCGGACTTCTCAGCTCGAACTCCCGATTCACGGTTGGGGTGGAAGGCGGGAAGGCGCGGGACGCAAGCGCGGCCCGAACCCGCGAGTGGCCCATCTTCAGCGAGCACCGCTGGCTTCCCGACACCCCTGCCATGTGACGGTGAAGGTCCGGCCCGATGTTCCGTCGCTTCGCGATGGGCGGCTGGTGCGAGAAGTGGAGCGGTCGTTTTCGTGCGTGCTCGAGCGCACGGACTTCCGGCTCGTTCACTACTCGATCCAGTCGAATCATCTTCATCTGATCGTCGAGGCCAAGGATGCGGGCGCGCTTGGCAGAGGGATGAATGCGTTGGGATCTCGTCTGGCACGAGCGGTGAACCGGGTGTTCGGGCGGAAGGGGCGTGTCCTGTTGGACCGCTTCCATCATGTGGTGCTGCGGACTCCCACCCAGGTACAGAATGCGATGCGGTATGTGCTTCTGAATGCTCGTAGGCACATGAAGACGAAGCCCCGGACCACTCGAATCGATCCGGCCTCGTCTGGACGTTGGTTCGAGGGCTGGCGGCGTTCTGCCATGGGACTCATCGCTCAAGCAAGGGATCGACCAGGGGGAAACGTGGTGGCTGTTGCCACGCCACATACGTGGCTCCTGGCCGAGGGTTGGCACAGGGCCGGCCCCCGACTGGATCCGGCCGAGATTCCGAGCGCCGCCTAGCCGAGCCACGCCCGCGAGCCGGCCTTCGCTCTGGCGATGTGGGCCAAGGCGCCGCGCCCGTCGGTCGGCCACCCGGGAACGCCCCGCAGGATCGAAGGAACTCCCGAACACCCCGACCGATCCCCCTCAACAGCCCCCCGAAGACCTAGCCGGCCAATCACGCAGCCCCGCAGGCGGCAACTCGCTGCATCCTACGGCGCGAGTGCGTGTCCATGAGGCCCGCCTCGGCACCACCTCAAGAACGCCCAAGCCTCTCCGCAAACGCATCACGAAGATCCCGCTTGAGGATCTTTCCGGAGGCGTTCCGCGGTAGAGGTGCGTCGACCAGTTCCAGTTGGGAGGGGACCTTGAAGCTCGCGATGTGTTCGGCGACGTGGCGCTTCAGCTCGTCCGGGTCGAGGGTCTGGCCGGGTTTGACGTAGATGCTGGCGGCGACTTCCTCGCCGAGCCGCAGGTGGGGGATTCCGTAGACGGCCGCTTCGTAGACGGCCGGGTGCTCGTAGATCGCGGCTTCGACTTCGGCGCAATACACGTTCTCGCCGGCACGCAGCACCATGTCCTTGGCCCGGTCCTGGACGTAGATGAAACCCTCCTCGTCCAGGGTTCCCAGATCGCCGCTTCGCAGCCATCCGTCGACGATGGTTTCGGCCGTGGCTTCCGGGCGGTTCCAGTAGCCGCGGATCAAGTGGGGGCCCCGGAACCAGATTTCGCCGACCTCGCCGGGGGCAAGTTCATTGCCCTCGTCGTCGGTCACGCGTACTTCGACGGTCGGGACGACTCGGCCGGAACTGGTGGGCTTGCGCAGGTAGTCGTCGCCGGCATTTTGCGGCCCGTAGGCATTCGTTTCGGTCATGCCGTAGCCGATGGTGGGGCGTCCCTTCGAGAAGCCCTTGTCGATGCGGCGCACGAGCTCCGGCGGAGCGGGAGCGCCTCCGCCACCCACATTCTGGAGGCTCGAGGTGTCCCGGCGAGCGAAGTCGGGGGATTCGAGCAGATCCCAGGACATCGTCGGAACACCGACGAAGCTGGTGATCCGCTCGCGTTCGATCAGCTCCAGGGCGCGCTCCGCGTTCCACTTGTACATCATCACGAGCTTCGTGCCGGAGGCGAAGCAGGAGAGCATGACGGCGACGCAGCCGGTGACGTGGAAGAGGGGAACGACGAGGATGAAGGCGTTCGGATCCTTCGGCGCGTCGTCCGCCTTGGGCGGGGAGACCATGGCGTTGGCGGTGGCGCGACAGGCAAAGGCGAGAAGCGCGGAGAGTACACCGCGGTGGGTCGAGACCGCGCCCTTCGGGTGGCCGGTCGTGCCCGACGTGTAGAGAATGGTGGCGTCATCGTCGGGGGCGATGGTGACCTCGGGAAGCGGCTGGCCCAGGGAGAGCTTCTCTTCCCAGCGATCGCAGCCCGGGGGAAGCTCGCCTTCAGCGCGGACCACGAGGCTCCGGAAGCCAAGACGGTCGTGGCAGGGGCGCGCGTTTTCGGCTCGTTCCGGATCGGCGATCAACAGCTTCGCGCCGCAGTCTTCGAGGCCGTACGCCATCTCGTCGGGCGTCCACCATGCGTTCATCGATACGGATACCGCGCCAACCGAAGTGATGGCAGCGAAAGCCACGATCCACTCGGGGTAGTTCCGCATGGCGACGGCGACCCGGTCGCCCGGTTCGATCCCGTAGTGATCGACGAGCAGGGCGCCGAGGGCGTCCACGTGCTCCATCACTCGCGCGAAGCTCCAGCGCTCGTCTTCGTAGACGAGGAAGAGATTGTCTCCGTGGCCACGAGCGGTGTCGAAGAGCGCGCGAAGCGAAGGCGGAGTGCGCTCGAAGACCTTCAGCTTCTCTCCCCTGACCTCGGCATCGGTGACGGCGAAGGGGCCTCCGGGGCCCGTGAGTTGGGCAATGGCTTCGTCGTAGCTGGGCATCAGGGGCTCTCCTCGGACTGCGGCTCCGCCGCGGGATGGAACAGGATCTGTCCGTCGATGGTGTAGGCGCGAATGGCCGTCTGGGCTTCCTTCGAGACGAGCCAGTCGGCGAATTCCTGAGCTCGCGATCGCACATGGGCGTGGGCGGCGCGGCTGACGAGTAGCACCGAATAGAGGTTTCGCATACGGACGTCACCGTCACTCAGGATCGTCAGCGCACCGCGGTTGCGGAAGAAGAGCCAGGTTGCGCGGTCGACCAGGGTATAGGCGCCGAGCTGGGAGGCGGTGTTCAGGGTGGCGCCCATCCCCGAGCCCGTCTCTCGGTACCAGCTTCCCGCCGGGGCGGTGCCGGCCGCTTTCCACAGAGCGAGTTCTCGCTTGTGGGTGCCGCTGCCGTCGCCTCGGGAGAGGAAGAGCTCCCGGACCTGCGCCACCCTGGCGAGAGCGGCCGGAGCGTCATCGGCAAGACGCGCTCCCGCCGGATCCTCTGCCGGACCGACCAACAAGAAGTCGTTCTCCATGACCTTTCGCCGCAACGAGGCGATTCCTTCGCGGAGGAGGGCTTCTTCCGCCGCCGGGTCGTGAACCAGCAGCGCATCGACGTCGCCGCGTCTGGCCAATTCGATTGCCCGGCCGGTGCCGACGCCGATCACGCGAACCGTCAGACCACTCCGGGCTTCGAAGAGAGGCAGGATCTGGGCGAGCAGGCCGGAATCTCGCGTGGTGGTTCCGGCGGCCAACACGACGTAGGGGCGCTCGAGCGAGATAGCTTGCG includes:
- a CDS encoding acyl--CoA ligase — encoded protein: MPSYDEAIAQLTGPGGPFAVTDAEVRGEKLKVFERTPPSLRALFDTARGHGDNLFLVYEDERWSFARVMEHVDALGALLVDHYGIEPGDRVAVAMRNYPEWIVAFAAITSVGAVSVSMNAWWTPDEMAYGLEDCGAKLLIADPERAENARPCHDRLGFRSLVVRAEGELPPGCDRWEEKLSLGQPLPEVTIAPDDDATILYTSGTTGHPKGAVSTHRGVLSALLAFACRATANAMVSPPKADDAPKDPNAFILVVPLFHVTGCVAVMLSCFASGTKLVMMYKWNAERALELIERERITSFVGVPTMSWDLLESPDFARRDTSSLQNVGGGGAPAPPELVRRIDKGFSKGRPTIGYGMTETNAYGPQNAGDDYLRKPTSSGRVVPTVEVRVTDDEGNELAPGEVGEIWFRGPHLIRGYWNRPEATAETIVDGWLRSGDLGTLDEEGFIYVQDRAKDMVLRAGENVYCAEVEAAIYEHPAVYEAAVYGIPHLRLGEEVAASIYVKPGQTLDPDELKRHVAEHIASFKVPSQLELVDAPLPRNASGKILKRDLRDAFAERLGRS
- a CDS encoding prohibitin family protein; this translates as MQRKTLTLMIATLLLVLPACVVIEDGEVGVMKSFGAIADEPVPQGVTFVLPVARQLETWNIKLQERKESTTVPSSEGMIVKLETSLLFQVLPNEAPALRKTVGPNYVEKVVVPYFRSALRDVVSGYQVRQIYSTDGRLEIATRMRDQLRESLEPRGIKVVDVLLRDIQLPQRFRESIEAKLTAEQRVQEKQFELEQAKKEAEIEVARAKGAAEAQTIINSTLSNSYLHYLWIQTLNENPNVVYVATEANMPIFKPVSSAGN
- a CDS encoding PilZ domain-containing protein; protein product: MGTALAPGLNRIQASADTRRMSYATRNEELALPRHLVLVYARTHAFVPLTRTILSRLGYALLDPEDWRESPYWAEREPELLVVDESRLAEVEATRAQTRIPILMLTGRRGASAGGTRLLGAVHKPAGLHELYRLLEEALEDTPRAAPRVGVDLPAQLKRDGREWPGELLSLSESGCLLRSSEPLPLGSGFELSFELPEGGRIDTRAASTYQLLPDTGLVFEATPAEGRQAIAQFVEHSLLLA
- a CDS encoding solute-binding protein; this translates as MIRAPLLGLLVLVLALAPSQAISLERPYVVLAAGTTTRDSGLLAQILPLFEARSGLTVRVIGVGTGRAIELARRGDVDALLVHDPAAEEALLREGIASLRRKVMENDFLLVGPAEDPAGARLADDAPAALARVAQVRELFLSRGDGSGTHKRELALWKAAGTAPAGSWYRETGSGMGATLNTASQLGAYTLVDRATWLFFRNRGALTILSDGDVRMRNLYSVLLVSRAAHAHVRSRAQEFADWLVSKEAQTAIRAYTIDGQILFHPAAEPQSEESP
- a CDS encoding isovaleryl-CoA dehydrogenase, coding for MSDSEQEAAWRRLDLFHPTPEHQLLAETLREFVSREVEPQAAEFDRSEAFNLPLFRKAGELGLLGVTLPEELGGAGMDATAAVQVMEALSTSDPGFALAVLAHAILFAQNVNVNGSELQRKQVLPQAASGEWVCGMCMTEPQVGTDVLSLRTKATRADGDYVIEGVKTFITNGGIDDQTLGDCFVVYAATDPGKISSFLVEKGDPGFRLGQKWADKLGMRASFTAELVFDQVRIPASRRLGEEGEGTRQMMRNLEVERLTLAAQSLGIAQRSLRVMVEYANERKAFGVPIREHGQIQRYLAEHFAAWRSARSFVYDTARQIDLASTGQRVLADAAKLVASQMAKAAADAAIQVLGGYGYMGEYTVERLWRDAKLLEIGGGTLEAHHKNLTKDLCRNPALLD